The genomic segment CAAGCAGTTAGTCCTGTCAGAAATACCAGCTATGTGAGGGTCATAATATGCAGTTTCTGTTTAGATTGTTTAACAGAAGTGTTGATTAAATTCTGTGTCCATGTTTGAGGGTTTAGTCTGTTTATTCTTGGTCATGAACTTGTGATCACTTTGAAACTTGGGACACTTCTCCACCTTTTGtccttgttatttttattttttaatttttttttttacattgttctcATTTCAATGTGAAACACCCAAACACTACACctgtgtgtgattgttgaacatctcattccaaaaccagGGGCATTttcttaaacctgcatttaACCAGGAATAAAAGACTAATTTTCAAGTGTCCTGGCCAAGACAGGCAGCAGCATATAAAACACGGTTGCAGACAtaatacaaacataaaacagtttacaatgaaaacaaataacttACAGAATTCTAATATCTAAAAACAATCTTCAACATTCATAACATCTACAGGATGTATCTGTTTCCCAGGCATTTAGAATCGCTTTAAACGCATCTAATGAGATCAGCTCCCGAAGTTTCAGGTGATTCCAAGCCGAGGGAGCAGCATATTTAAACGCCCTTTTTCCCAGTTCAGCACGGACTTTGGGGACAGTCAGTGGAAAGTCCTGGCCGCGAAGACAATAACTTCCCATACTATTTTTTTGGGGATGTAGATCTGTAGGTAAGAGGGTAGCAGTCCAAGAATGGCCTTATAAATAAGACTATGCCAATGATTAAGCCTACGGGTAACCAAGACAGACCATCCAACACGATCATACAGAGAGCAATGGTGAGTAAGAGCTTTGAGGTTTGTAATAAATCTCAGTGCTCCATGGTAGACTGTATCCAGCATGTGGAGGAATGGTAAAGATGCATGCATGTATAAAACATCGCCAAAGTCCAGCACAGACATAAAGGTGGCCGCAACAAGTCTCCTTTTGGCTTCAAAGGAAATACAAGACTTGTTTCTGAAATAAAAACCCAGTTTCAACTTCGATTTTTTCCGTAATTGCTGAATGTGAGGCTTAAAAAGAGAGGGAATCATCGATTATAATTCCAAGATTTTGGAAGTTTAGTTTTGTCAGCATTCAAAACTTGTTTTAAATCACACAGGGTATGTTGTACAGTATTAAAAGCAAATTGTAGCTGGCAAAGGGCCTTATTTGGTGTAGACGCAAAGCAGTATAGCACCGTATCATCGGCATAAAAGTAGAAATTtgtatttgaaacattttgatCGAGACTGTTGATATATATAATGAATAGTAGTGGTCCCAGTGATTTACTGCtacaacagcctccactctcATAAGgttttccacaagattttgggACATAGCTGCGcatgtctcctagaaattacattaatataTTACTGAATTGTCTTCCTAAGGACATGGTAACAAACGGAATTGCTGCCTCGATTATGTTCAGAGGAAAAGTGTTTTTGAAAGAATGAAGCGCTATATTTATCTGGTGGTCGAGGGGGATGGTGAGCATACAAAGAGCAGGACTTTGATACCAGAGTCCAGGGGTTCTCATCCAGAATGTCTGTGTTTAGGCTCAGGCGACAAAAGTACTTCGGTAAAGATCGTGGTTTCACTTAAATGTTAACAAACACGTTTTGTCTCAACGTattttttgtacggattaaaccaGACCATGATCTTTCGCTAACCTcaaccaagtgctgtgagtgcctaaTCATAATTTAAAGAATGTTGTAGTCACAACTAcaacaaatgcagaaaacaaattaaatatgacatgttcagtatcaacatttatgCGGCTTGCTAGATAcgttaattaacattttctcattgcgttaataaaaaatgtaatctgggTGACATTGGTATTCCTTCAAAACATGATTATCTAGACAATTATTAGACATTGAACGACTGGAGCCAAAAAGTAGAGTCAGCTCTGGCCCTTCTTGTACACAGCCAcggtgttcttagcccagtccagctTGTTGTCCAGGTGTACTTCCAGGTACCTGTAATCGCTCACAGTGTCCACGTCCTCCCCCTGGATGGAAATACTTGTGAGGGGTGTTTTCCGCCTACTGAAGTCCACCACCAACTCAACAAAGGAGTCCACTACACCCCTGTGCTCagcctccttccctcctctgaTGCAGCCCACAATTGCAGTCATCAGAGAACTTCTGCAGGTGGCAGGACTTGGAGTTGTAGCTAAAGTCTGAGGTGTAGAGTGAACAGAAAGGGCGATAGGACCATCCCTTGTGGTGCCCCCGTGTTGCTTTCACAGTGCTACTCAGCTCTCTTCTCACCTGCTCTGCTGTGAAGACTGGTGTGCAGTGTGTGATGGGCCCTGTAGTATTGTTGGGAAGAGCTTTTGAAGAACAGACTGAACTTGTTATCTTAACTTCTTTCTAAACCTGTTTCACCTCTTCCCTGTTTCTGAAGgcccttttcttttcattcaagAGGACCTTATAAGCGGTGATTATAATGACTTTTATATAGCATGTATGTCTAATTGGCATTCCTCTTTGTATggttagctttttttaaatgcttcacAATCATTTGTAGTGTAGTGAATTATTTTATTCACCCCCTGTTGCTCTACAAAGAAAGAAGTAGtatacattcatttttataaaagaaaccaatactccagtaataataatttgtggTTTGTAAATGTCTTTGTAGATTTGTAAACTCTGTGGTCTTTTAAATTCAAACACAGAGGCGAGGAAAGTGGCTTGAAACAAAAGCAGCTGCACTGAAGTTTTCATTATTCTACGTAGGTCCAGGTTGCATAAGCAATGTGTACTTGTTACATATTTTCACAATTATAAACCTGAACGTCATGTTTACTGAAGCACCGGTTTATAAAGAGCCCCAAGGCCAAAGGAGAACATGCAAACCTACATATAAACTTACATAACAAATGTAATATAGGTCGCCTCTGTGGAGGTCCTGTTAATTGTCATAACTTCATCCATAAAGtaaacagataattaaatgttttgtttgacgTGACTTTCATAGGACTTCAGTTGTCCAGAAGGCAAACAGATTTGAGCTTTTATGATTACTGTAAAGAAAACCATAGTTtcttttttagactttttttcaaTAACAATTTTTTAGGTACTCTTTCTTGATGTCAGTCTATGTCAGAAGCACAGAATATATCATATAATATATCAGCACAATTAACTGATGGGGTATTATAACGTATGAGGTATTCATGATATGAGTCAGATAGAACAAGGGAAGCATGCATACTATGCAGACATCCTTCTCATGCATAAACAAGTCTAAAGACCAATTCCATCAGCTAAAAGACTGAGAGATGTGATaattaacagtaaattaaaaattaGATTAAATTGAGATCTGAGGAGGAGTTGACAGGGTAAAAATTTTAAAAGGTTGTGAAATCCACTTTGAATACTAGAAATTCACAAGATTTTCTGATAACACAACAAATTTAAGTCCTGCAAGAAAGAAGAAACTCTTTAACAAGACTCTTTATCCCCAAGGATAAAAAAACTCCCAGAGAGTGTGAGGAGCTCCTACAGAACCTTAAGCCCGTGAGTAGAAGGGAAGGGACATCACGGAAATGATTCAGACTAACTGCTCTGGCTACTGGAGACACAACATGCATTCCCATGATTCCCGGGCCCAGACACACTGTCCACAGTTGAGGATGGTGAACAGAGTCATCATGTTCTGATGCCGATGAGACAAACCAAGCCTGGAGCTATAATAAAAGCACAGGACGTCTCCGGTGAACGTCTTCAAAAACAGGAGGTCAGGGTAAGCGTGGTTCAGTCCGGGGTGAAGGGAGACATCTGTTCTGCTGTCCTTGAACCCCCAGGACAAAACAAGACTGTACCAGAGAGGATGGGGTGGGAAATAAATCATAACAGGGACACATAACAGGGCTCCCATGGGAGGAGGCTGGTTAACTGGTCAACAGAAGCCAACAGCATCAGAAATTTCCCTGGCTCTGTTTCTGATGGGAAGATTAGCAGAGACTAACACATAATTGAGAAAACTTCATTATACCACTAAGCCAGTACAACCGGCCAGCAGAAAATTTTGGGAAAGGGCCTCCAGTTCACATTCACTAAAAGGGCCATCggaaatgaaagagaggagaTCTGGACGGTGAATGCAATGTGAAGGCAATAAAGATAATTATCCTCACTATCAGCACATGGATCAGATGAGCTAAATAGCTGCCGGATACCCACAGCCAGTTGGCAATCATGTGCTTTCGCAATGGAAACTGCAATAAACATCGTTATGGCTCACTTGGAAACCGAGGCGGCGTTGCTAAAGATGCTGAAGCAAAGAACTGCTAGACAAGAGTGCAACACTGGATGCTCTAACAAGGGAAGCTataagaaagacagacaaaacacagaaaaaaacatgcaggcaGTTCAAATGGCTAGTTGGTAATGTCaagttaaaatattaaagtcCCCACtccaatgtgtttttcttgttgttaattcacttggatgtttgaccgTCACTATGCAGAAtaatgtatgtgcagagtttgacactgaCGGCTATTTACACATGAATCTAGTTTCTCATCTTTAATCTGACTTTAAGATGTGTACGTgagcatgattttgtgacatcgcAACTagttaatttaacttttttgtggaaaaaccaaatCAGAcagtaattattattaagatcAAAGTATTTTATATACGTTACGTTTCAAAACATAATCTATATAAAATGGGGATGGGAATCTTTAATGGGCTTCATGGGACGATAAAGGGTCAGTTAATCAAAAtttcaagaaaacattttttttctcactttcttccAATGAGGCCATGGAGATAAATTATGGTGGTATTTTCCAAGATTTGGCGATCTCCACCTCTGAGATTTCTGTTTCCACACCAATACATTGAGGGTGAATGGATTTTTGTTTGTGGTATTCGAAGCATTGATAATTCACATTTATAAAAATTCAACGGCAACAACTTTTTTCCAGAACAGTGCATGATCAAAAGTTTTCAGAGGAACTCTTACTTTAGTTAGttccagtgaaaactgttgacagtgaggtctgcagattaaatattaatgtggaatattttagattgtcaatgctgtgagcatcaCAAACTAAATACTGCCTACCTGCTTTTTTGGTGGATGGTGGCAGAGATCTCAAAAGctagaaaaatataatatatataaatataactatCGGGGTAGACAGTGAgataatatgattttttttttttgtctttaaatgtaGGACTTAGAAAATGGTCTTCTGGTGCTAAAAGTGAGTTTTTTAAAGGCAGAACAACATGCTTGCATACACACAGTGCGAATAAACACACTAAATTCTCTGAGCAAACCACTTACAGGTAAACAATTTTAAACAGTTCATCATTGCACTCTGCAGAGGTGAACACAAACAACATTCCAGTGTGTTGGTCAATGCATTCCTATTGCAGTAAATGCAGCATCACAATTCAAGAGCCACTAAAAATGGCCACGCAAATATTTTCAGATTATGCTAACCTTACAACAAGGGGTGCTTCAACTAAAGGGTAACTGGGCTGGGAAATGTGTCATATTTTAACTGTTACTCAACTTCCTTGCCTTGGGATTTCgcagttgtgttttgtgtgactTTTTAATGCACACACAACTGCTTTCTAAACATGTGACCCACGCTGTGAGTGGGAAGAACTGTGGTGATGTGGAGGTTGTGCACAGCATGGGGAAGGGCTTGGCTGCGCACTGCAAAAAAATACTTATCCATCATAACGAACTTTAAAAAACGTCCTAAAGCAaggccaagaagaagaagaaaaaaaccaTCACTGCCAATTATtgaagtttgtttattttgctttaacATCTTTGATTCATGCTCTAAAACAGTGCAATTTCAAGAAAACGCGCATTCAAACACATTAAGTTGTACTGGAAACATGAAAATCTACTTAATTAAAATGTTCCTTATTTATGGAAATAAATCATGCCCTGTATATCGTGTTTGAGGTGTTTTAAGACTTATCACTAGGCCTACACCAAATAACTTTTTAAGGTGttgtattttttgcagtgtatacGCTTTACGCACAAGCTGTCTGAAATTTGATTCGAGTTTAAAAGCCTCAACAGCAGCCACAAGTCAGAGAGCAACGTGTTCCTCTCTGAGCATTAGGTAGTTCCATATACGGATTGAAGAGGCACTTCACAGCCCCTCTGGCACTGTATCTATAGGGCGCACAGAGGGGCAGTGCCATGCACACTCTGACTATGCGCTGCTCCTGAGCGGAGGGAACCAGTCTCTGGTTTTCGGCCCCACTAATGACATAACTATGGGAACGCCTGGAAACAACACCGTCCACCCGAACGGGTCCGATCCGTTTGCGCGAAACGAGGAGGTCGCCCAAATCGAGATACTGGTCCTGAGCATCACCTTCGTGGTTGCCGTGATTGGGAATGTGAGCGTCCTGCTTGCAATGTACAACACCAAGAAGAAGATGTCGCGGATGCACCTTTTCATCAAACACCTCAGCCTGGCTGACCTGGTTGTCGCCTTCTTCCAGGTGTTGCCGCAGCTCTGCTGGGAGATCACCTTCCGCTTCTACGGTTCAGACTTTCTCTGCAGGATAGTCAAGCACCTCCAGGTGATGGGGATGTTTGCGTCCACCTacatgatggtgatgatgaccCTGGACCGTTACATTGCCATCTGCCACCCTCTGAAAACCCTCCAGCAGCCCACCCAGCGCTCCTACATCATGATCATCTCCACCTGGATGTGCAGCCTGGTCCTCAGCACTCCGCAGTACTTCATATTCTCCCTGAGCGAGATCAAGAACGGCTCGGACGTCTACGACTGCTGGGCGCATTTTATCGAGCCGTGGGGCGCAAAGGCGTACATCACTTGGATAACCGTGGGTATCTTCCTCGTGCCAGTGGTCATTCTTATGATGTGCTACGGGTTCATCTGCCACAGCATAtggaaaaatatcaaatacaagaaaaggaaaactaTGGCTGGTGCTGCGAGCAAGAACGGGCTAATTGGGAAGAATTCAGTCAGCAGCGTTACATCTATATCAAGAGCCAAACTGAGGACTGTTAAAATGACTTTTGTGATAGTTTTGGCGTACATTGTTTGCTGGGCGCCGTTTTTCATAGTGCAGATGTGGTCTGTGTGGGATGAAAACTTCCAGTGGGCTGGTGAGTGCTGAATAAATGAAACTAGAAATGTATTAATCATTACTGAATTGAAAACTCTTACAGCTTTATGAATGATGTGATATATCGCCAAAAAAATATCAGCACAGAGAAAGCACTTGGTCACTtgcacacaaaatataaaacaaaagtcCAAGTGCGCACAGCCTTTACGCACGGATTTATTTGGCACACAAAACCAAGCGTATCTGTAAATAATGTCAAAAAGAATAAATACTACaacaagatttttttaaactgatctATTTTTTACAAGCCACTTAATTTACATCAAGCAGCACTGCAgcctttaaaattaaaaaacataaccGCAGAACGTTCTCGTTTAAAGTTAAGGGGTGAAGCCAAGAAATCTGGGTTCCCTGATatctttattttagttttccCCTTTATCAAAATTTCAGCCTCCTCAACTGTAGGCTCTTTTAGAAACGCCACCACCCTTCActtcaaacctttttttatattctgtcaaaaatattttatcttgaaataaaaatactgtaattaggTGATAAAGTGACACTTGCTTCAGTTTCTTTGGCTTTTTGTACTTTTCTGGGACAGAGTCAACATGCACAACAGACAGATTGCTAATATCAAGAAAATGACACTGATCCAAAAAGTCTTAAAATAGATTTGCAACAGAAACTCTGACTTTTTGAACTTGTGCATTTGacatattttctgttctttaaagaaaaattaGGCTTTACATTTCAACACCAGATGAACTGACTTAGAGAGACATTTCTGCAGCCTAGCCTGTACCAGATGTTTTGTGGATTAATCatccctttcctctttcctctctctgttctctaGATTCTGAGAACACAGCAGTGACTCTGTCTGCTCTCCTTGCCAGTCTTAACAGCTGCTGTAACCCGTGGATATACATGATCTTCAGCGGTCACCTCCTCCAGGATTTTGTGCACTGCTTCTCCCTCTGCCacaaagtcaacactgacttcaAGAAGGAGGACTCAGACAGCAGTCTCCGCAGAACAACGTTGCTGTCTAAGATGACCAATCGGAGCCCTACCGGCAATTCTGGCAACTGGAGAGAGCTGGACAATTCTCCCAAGTCCTCCATTCAGGCGGAGTAAACACACAGCCAGGCAACTCTGGGTGGGAATGAAAAAATGTCTGCCAGTGGCATCAaggtatacatacagtatcaaCTCATCTTAACATTGGGCATGACGGGCAGTGATTAAAAAGCCCCAAACTCTAAAACcaaactaaatcaaatcaatGGGCTTTTGCTTGGAAAACAGGACACAGAGTGAAGAAATATGGTATAGACTGAGAATTTGCGACAAGGACATAAAATATGGA from the Siniperca chuatsi isolate FFG_IHB_CAS linkage group LG4, ASM2008510v1, whole genome shotgun sequence genome contains:
- the avpr1aa gene encoding arginine vasopressin receptor 1Aa is translated as MGTPGNNTVHPNGSDPFARNEEVAQIEILVLSITFVVAVIGNVSVLLAMYNTKKKMSRMHLFIKHLSLADLVVAFFQVLPQLCWEITFRFYGSDFLCRIVKHLQVMGMFASTYMMVMMTLDRYIAICHPLKTLQQPTQRSYIMIISTWMCSLVLSTPQYFIFSLSEIKNGSDVYDCWAHFIEPWGAKAYITWITVGIFLVPVVILMMCYGFICHSIWKNIKYKKRKTMAGAASKNGLIGKNSVSSVTSISRAKLRTVKMTFVIVLAYIVCWAPFFIVQMWSVWDENFQWADSENTAVTLSALLASLNSCCNPWIYMIFSGHLLQDFVHCFSLCHKVNTDFKKEDSDSSLRRTTLLSKMTNRSPTGNSGNWRELDNSPKSSIQAE